Part of the Lolium rigidum isolate FL_2022 chromosome 6, APGP_CSIRO_Lrig_0.1, whole genome shotgun sequence genome, taagattagatcttccgtagcaatgcttatagtctatgtggattattctagtaatcactacattttttttatgagatatgctagtaggatggcaaaatacactacttaacagaagtgtgtattaaaggtgtatacaagatacaaccaagagttttgctggtccgtggaatactagataggtatacgaacttcaattggatgaagtaagcatcacggagttagaatcttcaccggatgaaatagtcaaagagtttttgatttcatcagagacgatgaagaggcttgcatttgcaagaaattaagtgggagcgctaagacacatttataatactttatgtaggtgacatatagttggttataaatgatgtaattatatacttgattaaaaggtttcattgagaattaacttcaatgaaaggatatggatcgaaacaaatttagtgtcaagatctatgaagatagattgaaacacataaataagtttaagtcaaagtacatatgatggatattgaagtagttcaatatagaaatattaagaaaatgttcttgtcatgtgaaggtttaacaagacttgagtgtatccgacactcaatgagtaaaaacacatgagtgattatagatcacgaataacatgtacacaatcggatatcatgtgctataaagtgttatgagcatataccgagaatgattcatatgatgatcattgaacgacagtaagaatatccttaagtactttagaagaactaaggatatatatatatatatttgtatgaagaaatgacaaacaaatcgctgtaaggtgttacaccgatattagttttgtcacatataaaatataatttcaaatctcaaattagactaagtgttgtttaaaaggtagcacaatgagctagaagttgtctatgctagatttagaagagttctaaatattgtgatggattctacaaaagaaggcagaatatgtcattgttttgacaatgacaaaggatgttaagtcaggaggttctttgagaacttggtgtagttccgacaaaatcataactttgaagctatattgtgtgtgacaatattagtgacatatttcagaccgcggaattaaggttccaccagaggactaagcatatatgccgactcatttggaaaatgagtgatgcgctgAGACGcatatgaattgcaaaatacatacgtttccgagCATGTCggaaccgttgactaaaacctctcccgtgagcaaaacatgataaagcaccggaaggccaaggtgttatatctttacatatgtaaactagattattgactctagtgcaagtgggagactgttggagatatgcccaagaggcaataataaatggttattatatatctttgtgtttatgataatgtttacataccatgctataattgtattaaccgaaacattggtacatgtgtgatatgtagacaaacaagaagtccctagtatgcctcttaaactagcttgttgattaatggatgattagtttcataatcatgaaacattggatgttattaataacaaggttatgtcattgtatgaatgatgtaatggacacacccaattaagcgtagcataagatctcgtcattaagttatttgctataagctttcgatacatagttacctagtccttatgaccatgagatcatgtaaatcacttataccggaaaggtactttgattacaccaaacaccattgcgtaaatgggtggctataaaggtgggattaagtatccggaaagtatgagttgaggcatatggatcaacagtgggatttgtccatcccgatgacggatagatatactccgggccctctcggtggaatgtcgtctaatgtcttgcaagcatatgaataagttcataagagaccacataccacggtacgagtaaagagtacttgtcaggagacgaggttgaacaaggtatagagtaataccgaagatcaaacctcggacaagtaaaatatcgcgagacaaagggaattggttttgtatgtgaatggttcattcgatcactaaagtcatcgttgaatatgtgggagccattatggatctccagatcccgctattggttattggtcggagtgagtactcaaccatgtccgcatagttcacgaaccgtagggtgacacacttaaagttggatgttgaaatggtagtacttgaatatggaacggagttcgaatatttgttcggagtcccggatgagatcccggacatcacgaggagttccggaatggtccggagaataagattcatatataggaagtcatattccaagtttggaaatgatccggtgcatttatggcaggttctagaaggttctagaaaagtccgaagaaaacgcactatggaaggtggagtcccggaaggactccacaagcttggccagccaaaccctagaggggaaagtccaaggtggacttcccccctaaggtggccggccaccccctcccaagggaaagtgggaatcccacctctagtgggagtcctagcttgggtaggtttcatgtcatatggaaggttttggtttggggtcttattcgaagacttgtagaccaactcttgggtgttccacctatataatgagggccaaggggagggggccggccaccacaacaagccacaagctggccgcaccctttgaggccggccaccccctctccccaaaccctagcgtcccgctcctccaccatatcccgcacgcttagcgaagctccgccggatttctccaccgccaccgacaccacgccgtcgtcgtcgtcggattcaagaggagctactacttccgctgcccgctggaacggggaggtggacgtcgtcttcatcaacaaccgaacgtgtgaccgagtacggaggtgctgcccgttcgtggcgccggaaccgatcgtgatcaagatcttctacgcgcttttgcaagcggcaagtgatcgtctaccgcagcaataagagcctactcttataggctttggaatctcttcaagggttagtcttgatcatcccctcgttgctaccgtcttctagattgcatcttggcttggattgcgtgttcgcgataggaaaatttttgttttctatgcaacgttatccctcacggagagcatgcaagatcataaataacacatatatgatagatcaataatcaacttgacatagtattccatattcatcggatcccaacaaacacaacatgtagcattacaaatagatgatcttgatcatgataggcagctcacaagatctaaacatgatggcacaagaggagaagacaaccatctagctattgctatggacccgtagtccaaggatgaactactcacgcatcagtccggaggcgggcatggtgatgtagagccctccggtgatgattcccctctacggcagggtgccggaggagatcttctgaaccccccgagttagggttgatgacggcggcgtctctggaactgttctggtattttggctctcggtgctagggttttcgcggacgaaggaataaataggcaaaggggcagcgtcgggggagccagggggctccctccccacgtctcggcgcaggggggcccactgccgcgccgccatatggggtggcccccctgctggccttcctctcgactcctcttcggtgttctggaacactccgtggaaaatagggccgtgggcttttatttcgtccaattccgagaatatttgtaaaccaacttttctgaaatcaaaaacagcagaaaacaggaactggcactgtggcatcttgttaataggttagtcccagaaaatgcataaaaacattataaagtatgaataaaacatgttggtattgtcataaaactagcaaggaacataagaaattatagatacgttggagacgtatcaacaccttatacaaaaatatgaaaaattataaGGTCTAAAGTACATAATAACCATGCATTGTTAATCCATCCCTAACTTAATAAATATATTGAATCCAATAAAAGTAAACCCAATTACATAACACTAAATAGATCAAATaacttgaataaaattaactacgaGGGTTTGAAACTTAAATGGTCAtgccttgatgaaatcaaaactattGGAACTAAAGAAAccgatcctatttgatcatccatATTGTTAATTAGTAATCCACATAAAGGCAACAGGTGGCCACGAAAACAACGTGTCACATCCACACATCAACCTTCGACCTATTTTGGTTATCACTTGTTAAAAAATATTCTTATATTAGTTTAGGTTGATTAAgtgtaatatccagtagtttgagATACTTGAATTGGTAGAAAACATAGGTGTGCATGTATTCATGCATACAAATTTTGAGCGACATTGCAACCAAGTTGATGCTTTAAAATTAGTTCAATAAGTTGAGTGCTAAAACTTTGAAATAATCTTTGTTAAAACTCTGTTTTAGGATGGTATAAATGACACTCGTAAATAAAAGTTAACCAATACACAAACAAATCATTAAAAGAATAAATATAAAACATATTCTTAAGTTATCTTATCTCATCGTATATATTGCCGCTTGTGCTGGACAATTGGCATATGCATAGGAAATCATCAAGTCCTCTAATCAAATTTTGATCACCTCTATTATTTCTTATCAAAAATATAAACCACTCAAAAAAGATATCTTAACACCTTATACAAAAATATGAAAAATCATAAGGTCTAAAGTGAATAATAACCATGCATTGTTAATCCATCCCTAACTTAATAAATATATATAATCCAATAAAACTAAGACAATTTGCATCACATTGAATAGATAAAATAACTTAAACAAAATTAACTACGAGGATTTTGAAACTCAAATAATCATGCCTCATTGGAATCAAAACAAATAGAACTAAAGACATCTTTAGATCCtatttgataatccatgttgttaATTAGTTATCCACGACAACAACGCGGCTGGTTAAATTAGTGGCTTAGCATGTCGAGAATATGGGGCACGAACGTGCAACCCCTACGCGGCTGGTTTCACACCGTAGGACCATCCCCGCGCTCACACACACATGATGAGGTGGCAACTTTGTTTGATGCATGCGAGGAGCGTCGTGTGCATGTTGTGCAGTATAGTACAATACAACTCTTAACAGTTAGCAGTATACTACCCTGTTCTAATTATAAAATCTGTCCAAGGTTAAGTTGCAATTAAGTCGTTGCAGTTAAGTCTTTTAACAATTCAAATACAAGACAAACATGGCGGTTCATACTTTAGCTAGCAAAGCAGAGGATCTTGATTCGATTGTTTGGATGGAATATCTTCTAGGTTTTTTGGTTCACGTAATTTCGAATAATGTATCCGTGTTTTCAAAATTAATATAAACCACTGTGATGGCTTTTCCTTTAAAAAACTAATTCATAGACGGCGGCCTTGCCTAGAAGTTCAACAAAACTGATTTCACCAATCAACGAACATAGTGAGCTAGGAACCATGTAGTTCATCCTACGATGTGGCTATATACGTCGATCCATGTAAAGGCCCAAATGTTCCCCTTCTTGAGAAAGAAGTTGGTCATGCGGTGTCACGCCCTCCTCTAGTCACCCCGTTTGACTCCGTGGTGGCGTCTCACTGAGCCCAAGCGATGAACCATCTCGCATTGGATTAGGTGTATGTTTGCATGTCAGCCAAACTTTACCATATAACTTTTTTGTcatgataaaaaaaaaatcacctcACTATTTGTTTGCCTATTGAACCTTTTCTTCCTCCTAATTGTTGACCAACCTTTTGCCAATCACAACGTTAATGTTAGCTAAATAATAATTGGTAGGGGAGAGAGAATACTTTGTGGTTTTTAGTTTCTTCTCCAGCTCGGCAGACTCGCAGTTAGACAGTCTCTTGCACGTTTTGGGCACCCTCATTTCATACCGCAGAATTAACACATCGtgtacctaagagcatctccagccgtctccccgacgaggcccccaggacggcgttttgtcatccggatggacgaaaacggcccagtcgcgcccccggttcctcgatttcgtccggattagacctttcatccgtccggagagcccaggccatctccagcccccccggggagcgctcggggactccggatgagagaaaatcgcgggaaccgtttggtggccccgacctgtcggcgacaatggcatggttttctacggcaataccctcgtcttcccgatctacggcactaccctcgtcttcccgatctacggcaataccatcgtcgaacgaaagctttgaactctcaagtggtgcaacatagacaaattatatataattcgaataaacataaaaattacatataaaaactttaaaacaaactttaACTATttctttttcctagatggccccgcctcatcgtcgtggcggcgacgcttccggctcgtcaccacctcgtcggaggaagttgagtcctcctcgtcgttagcgtcctcatcagcctcttcgtcctcctcctcctcctgctcctcctcctcttcctcggcctcttcctcggcctgctcctcggcctcttcgtcctcctcctcgtcgtcatcccattcgtcctcgctggccggcgggggggaatcgtcgttgctggacgatgcagcttgatcccaccaatggcgccatccaggcggcttcccctcgctgtcggtgtccaatGGCCTAGAgcgatcgctcatggttgacagaagatggtgaggagagaatagatgaatggcgtcggccgttggAAActgtatatgtaggtctctcgacgaagagagcggcggttgctcttccgcggagttcatgctccattacggcggttgtcGCGTCGAGgctacttcgaccgttcccgacgaggcgtttgggctctccagaccacttcgcggaccattacggcggttcaaatcgacgagggcactccgacggttgcccttcccggcgacaccgtcgctatgcacgcggtgggtgaagGCGACCATGCGCTCGCCActcggaaaatgggcctccccaggccaaaaaatacatccatccggcgctaaatagcgccggattttggcctagggagccccaacggctgggatgctctaacCTCCCACCGTTGATGAGTAGCAATAACAAGTTTTGTTTCGTGAGTATCCTTGAATCAATTTCCTTCTTGACAGCTAGACAAGTTTCAAAACGTGTCGCATCGTGTGTTGACAATTATTGACAGGGACTCGCTGGAGTATATGCACGAGAGAATATCTAGtgctatgatgtctacgggtgcttctattcttgtagacagtgttgggcctccaagagcagaggtttgtagaacagcagcaagtttcccttaagtggattacccaaggtttatcgaactcagggaggaagaggtcaaagatatccctctcatgcaaccccgaaaccacaaagcaagaagtctcttgtgtccccaacacacctaataggtgtactagttcggcgaagagatagtgaaatacaagtggtatgaatgaatatgagcagtagtatggcgccgtaaaagtgcttgtctggcgtgcgattgatggtagtaatattgcgggaagtaaacatgcagtagtaacgcagcagtagtaacgcgatagaaacgagtaacaatcggcgatagcgatatttaggaacaaggcctagggattagactttcactagtggacactctcaacttggatcacataacggaatagataaatgcatactctacactctcttgttggatgatgaacacattgcgtaggattacacgaaccctcaatgccggagttaacaagctccacaattaaatgttcatatttaaataaccttagagtgcatgaaagatcgacacgactaaaccaagtactaacatagcatgcactactcgtcaccttcacgccaggtaggaggaatagatcacatcaataccatcatagtaatagttaacttcataatctacaagagatcataatcatagcctacgccaagtactaacaccgatgcacacactgtcaccattacaccgtgcaggaggaataaaactactttaataacatcactagagtagcacatagataaattgtgatacaaaacacattgcaatcataaagagatataaataagcatttcactatgccattcataacagtgaataagtattccgtgaaatatagcctaagagacccacacggtgcacacacctgtcacctttacacacgtgggacaaggagtctccggagatcacataagtaaaactcacttgactagcacaatgacatctagattacaagcatcatcatgtgaatctcaatcatgtaaggcagctcatgagattattgtattgaagcacataggagagagatgaaccacatagctaccggtacgacccgagcctcgatggagaactactccctcctcatgggagcagcagcgttgatgaagatggcggtggagatgatggaggagccttccgggggcacttccccgctccggcggcgtgccggaacagagactcctgtccccccagatcttggcttcgcgatggcggtggctctggaaggtttctcgtatcgtggctttttcgtctcgaagttttaggtctgggacctttatataggcgaagaggcggcgtcagaaagtcgaaggggcgacgacaccatagggccgcgcggccagggggtgggccgcgccggcctatcatctggggcctgtgtggcccccctcggcgactctcgggtgttactggatgcttccgggcaaaataggaacctgggcgttgatttcgtccaattccgagaatatttcgttactaggatttctgaaaccaaaaacagcagaaaacaagaactggcacttcggcatcttgttaataggttagttccagaaaacgcataataataacatataatgtgtataaaatatgtaggtatcatcaataaagtagcatggaacataagaaattatagatacgtttgagacgtatcatgctacTATGCCATTACCTGCTACTAGATTCCAACAATCTGAGACGTTCAATCTGAGTGAACGGACAGATCAATCATAACTCCACTCCGGCCACCCACCACAACATATATGCAGTTTAGACCCTTTATTTTTTCGAATTGTTGCAGGGGATCCATTTTCCCAATCTCACTCCTGGATCGATTTCAAAGTTAAAAGGGAAGCTAGCTGCTGGCACCACCACACCATGCCAAGAATCTTTGCTATGCTGCGGCTGCGTGGTCTTGATATGTGTCCATTTTAGCCTGCGCCTGCCACACTGGTGGCTCAACTCCACACAAAACGGAGGTTCCAAGAATAGATGCAGTACATCTGGGAGTGAGCAAGACGTTGCAAGACCAGCTCCATGCTTGGCTGTGCCGTATTGAACTGCTCCAGCAACCAAGCTTCGTTTATGAAGCGAAATGAATCAGGTGGTGAAGTGTTGAGTTGTTTTCCAACCTAGCTTGATTTGGGGGCAAATTAAATCCCGTGAGCGTGGAGAGAGATACAGAAATGAATATACCCTGTGTCACAGTCCCAAAAATAGAGGGACTGATTCACAAAAAAGGATGGACCCTTTGTCAGATCTGCACTTACATTCGATCAAATCCGTTCACATATATTGAACGGTCCAGATTGATGGGGTAACTTGTAGCATGCAATTACTTTgtagcactagatatgttctcatgCACTATACACACACGTGTACACTGTAGCGATACATCACCCTGCTGGCCACGTCGCCATGCCGGTTCACGTCTTCACGATCTCGACCTGCTAATCAGTAATCACTCTGCAGCcttggcggcgttcttggcgtgtaTCATCCTGACGTAGCCCACCACCCGGTCGACGTCCGGGAGCACGGCCCTGGCGACCTCGAGCTCGCCGAACCGCTCCAGCCACGCCGCCAGCAGCGGCGTCTTTCCGCCGTCAAACAGCCTCAGGCCGGAGACCTTCTCCATCGCGTGCACGTACGGCGCCACGCCGCCGAGCACGACGTCGACGTACCCGACTCCACCAGCGCCGCCGAAGAAGTAGCCCTTGCGACCCCCGTCGGTGCACTCACTCAGCCCCCGCTCCAGACccggcaccgccgccgccaccttccccatccatgccgccctctcctcctctgTCCTCGACCTGAACGCCTTGTCCCACGGCGCGCCGATCTCGTCGTCCACGTAGGCCGCCCAGAACCGGGCGACGGCGCGCTCGTGGGGGTCGGCGGGGAGGAGTGTGCACGTGGAAccggagccggagaagaaggggGTCTCGTCGATGTACTGGAGGATGATCTGGGACTCGCAGATGGGGCGGCCGTTGTGGATGAGCACGGGCACGGCTTTGTGGACGGGgttgcagcggaggaggaggtcgcTCTTGTTGCGCAGGTCCTCCTCGACGTAGGTGTAGTGGACGCCCTTGAGGTAGAGGGCTAGCCGCACCCGGAGCGCGAACCCGCTCCCCCAGTGGCCCAGCAGCTtcacctcctctcctcctcctcctccggccatctCCTGTGCTCTCCGACCAGCTACGTGCTCGTACCGTACGTGGCCTGCGGTTGGGCTGGGATCGACTATTATATGTGGGTCAGCAGCCCAGGAAGAAGATTCATTGCCAAGCAAACGATGTCAAGTTGTCAACTACAAGCATCGAGCCAGCTGTCTATGCTCAGCTCATCATATGACATTTTGTGTTATCCCGATTATACAATGTATGCATGTACTGTATATGTTTGGATTGGATAACAAGGCAAGCTTGGAGTCAAACTGGCTCATGTGATTTTGAAGGGAAAAACTGGGACACATGGTGCTAGATTAAAAGGTTTAGCATATTGGTGCCATCATAAGATTTTTAAAAGGTTTAAGGAGTTCGGTTTTCGAGAATTACAAGGTTAGGAGTTACTGCAAGCAAAATCACCTTGGATTGCTGGAACGTTCGCGGTCTTGGTATGCGTCAAAAGCGAGATGATGTCAGGGCGGCGATCGAGCTCGCCACTCCTTCTATCTTGCTTCTTCAAGAAACTAAGCTCAACGACATCTCCTCTTTCCtcgcctcctccttcctcctgcCAAAAATCCGTTCTTTTGTTTTCAAACCTTCTGACGGTGCCTCCGGAGGTATCACTACTGCCTAGGATGACAGCCACCTGCAACTTACCCACCACTCTATTGACGACTTCTCGATCACCACCACTTTCTCCTGCCGGTCTGACAGCCTCTCCTTCACTATTATAAACGTCTATGGGCCCTGTCTCCACGGTCAAAAGCAGGATTTCCTAGACTCTCTGGCCCTCATCTACTCCTCGGTCTCTAGGCCGGCAGCCATCATGGGCGATTTTAACCTTGTCCGGACCCCCCGCGATAAGTCGAATGGCAACTTCAACTCTTCCGAAGCCGCCTTATTCAATGACTTTATCAACAACCTTGGCCTTCTGGAAATCCCGCTCCTCGACCGCCAGTTCAcctggtcaaaccagcaaaacccTCCTATCTTGGCACGCCTGGACAGAGTCCTGGTCAACCCAGACTGGAGCCTTGCGCTGCCGGACTCCACTCTCACCTCTTCAGATCGACCCACCTTCGACCACATCCCCCTCCACCTTACTGCTTTGTCTAGAGCCCCCCGCAGTGTTATCTTCCATATGGAAAACTCCTGGCTTACTCATCACTCCTTTCCTCCCATTGTTCATGCTAACTGGAACAGCGTTGGCCCTAGGCATTTACACCTCTCTGCCGTTGGCGGCCTCTGCCTTAGGCTGAAAAGAGTTCACTCGGCTCCTAGGGCTTGGGGTAAAGATCGTAAGCTACCGCCCATTTATCTCCTCTGCCTtaggatgattttgatatattatacgttttttttctacgtcgtatgcaaaagttattgcggttttaccatttttcaaaacttttttgcaaaaaaagtgaagattcaaatttgttaattttccctaatactaggttgcataacatacaagaatctgaaaacattttatttttttgaattttctatcattttattgtCTATTTTAaagtgctaaaaaaggcgatccacgagggaggggggtggaggtgcgtggggagccaaaaaccagaaaaaacctttaatcccggttggggacaccaaccgggactaaagggcctttagtcccggttggtgtccccaaccgggattaaaggttccttccctggccgcagcccaccgtagccctttaatcccggttgcccgaacattagtctcggttcaccagcagaatcgggactaaagacccattagtcccgggtcaaagtatttggggactaatgggttgggatggaaggccttttttctactagtgcatgtGGGACAACCTGAAAACGGGAATGTGACTTACACTCtatgacggagggagtacaaggcaAACATGGCAGCTAATACTTTAATTAGCTACCAAAGTGGAGGATCTAGCTTCGATTTTTTAAAGGAAGAGCTTCCTAGGTTTTTTGggactaatgcaccctttagtaccggttcgtaagggaaccggtactaaaggcttaggcggaagcccatttttctactagtgatacctTCTAGGTGCAAAAATCACGATGCAAATTCAACGAGCCTAAAATCGACCTAGCTATAGATTATTTCTCGTTTGATCCAGAACTAACAAAACCGACATCACCAAGTTTCCACTTTGCGAAAAGAAAActatttttcgcaaaaaaaaaaggaaaaataataaaagaaaactcactagtagaaaaaagggtcTTTCGTTCGGTGCTGCAAGAAGCATTAGTCCCAGTAGCTATTTGAG contains:
- the LOC124664549 gene encoding probable glutathione S-transferase GSTU6, giving the protein MAGGGGGEEVKLLGHWGSGFALRVRLALYLKGVHYTYVEEDLRNKSDLLLRCNPVHKAVPVLIHNGRPICESQIILQYIDETPFFSGSGSTCTLLPADPHERAVARFWAAYVDDEIGAPWDKAFRSRTEEERAAWMGKVAAAVPGLERGLSECTDGGRKGYFFGGAGGVGYVDVVLGGVAPYVHAMEKVSGLRLFDGGKTPLLAAWLERFGELEVARAVLPDVDRVVGYVRMIHAKNAAKAAE